One Vicia villosa cultivar HV-30 ecotype Madison, WI linkage group LG5, Vvil1.0, whole genome shotgun sequence genomic window, TAATGAGATCTTGAGGATCCACTTGTTTACCAAAGGAAACTTGGTTCCTATAGAGCCAACACTCATGAACAGTTTATGTAAAAGCACACTTCAGCACTCTATTTCTCCACCCTTTTTCCTGCAAACAGATAGCATACAAGATAACTCCTCATTCTAGCCTTTTGGGGTGTGATTGACACCAATCCAATTCAAAACACACTGCCACGTAGCCTGAATATTTAGACACTGGAATAACAGATGCTCTTGCACATTAGTCACCCTGCAGAGACAACACTCACTACTATTTAGTAAACCAAATCTCATCAATCTTTCTCTTGTTGCTAGCTTCAAATGGCAAGCACCCAAAGAGTGTGAATAACCTTTGGTCTTTCCAAGTTTCCATACATTACACTTCTCCATACAACATGTTGATTGTCTTCAAGAAGAGCAAGATAAATACTTTTTATTTGGAACTTTTCCTTAGTTAGAATTTGTTGTCACTCCTGGAGGCTACCAATCGTATCCCTAGCtttcattattttctttattatccAAGAGCTAGAATTCTTAATAGAAACAGTCAAGATATCTTGATGCTTTGTGTAGTAACTATGGATCCATCGGATCCAAAGACTGTCAGACTATTTTTTGTTcctattaaaaaatgacatacTTTCGTTCCTACAAAAATTTTATGCATACAGTTTTAATCTCTGTTATTTTTTAAcggtttgaaaattgtttgattaccctttaatttttaattttttaaataatttttttcatagatgtttagaatactatagaacttttatttaccaaattttagaattttttaaaacgagaagaattaaatataaatttttaatttcaaaaaataatcataaaaataataaaaatttctatttaaaagtcaaaatttgagttttttaagaaactttttataactttCTAAATATATATggaaaataatcattcaaaaatacacgtTGGTTTAGCAGCACAGACTAACCACacgcataataattttgtaagaccaaaatatactattttttataagaacaaattttttttttgataatttataagaaccaaaacatattttttatatcattgaattttttttaataacattataaacaaaaattaaatatcattctaaaattaaaaaatacatgttTTAGAATTTTAATTTCAAGTACTTTACAAAAGTTAGAAGTAATGATTAATTGAATTACATGTATACAAAGTGATATTATGttgtattaataaaataaaaaaattcattcacaaaataataaaaatgtataaaaaatggtaatttgtaaaagttaaattttttattaatcattaaTTTTCTTCCAAGTATCTAGCCCTTACATAATAGTTAGCGGGAAATAGCTAAACTATGGAACCAATTATGATTGATTGAAATGCGGAgtcaaaaaaatctatttttagtTTGGTTTTTTTGGTCATTTTTCTGTATGGGATTTGGGAAATAAACCACAAACCAAAGTCTTCTTAATATAATTCGAACTCAAATCCTAAATCAGAATTGTAGATGACTAAATTTGTAAAATTCTAATCTGACACAGTGCACCGATATATGAGATTTTCATAATATTTTGCAATTCTGAAATTCTTGTTAAAGAATTTGCTCTCAACCCGAACAGACGAACTAAAGTTGTGATTCATGCAACATTGCAATATGTTATCCCTACAAATTCTTCATATTAGTTTAACATCttcatattaatttaaaataggtaCACAACATACTATTTAACAATCACCTATCATATATCACatataattaattgtttttttaacaaaaataaatattttactataattttagatagtaaaaaaattattttcttatttattttttaaaataattttcataatgttacatatttatttaaaaacattataaaaagaatttcaaataaaaaattaattttaatagttattattaaaatattatttaaggtATCTAAtccttttattatatatattttttaaatattaaatttaaaaaattacttaaatTTGAAACGATTTCAAatagttttttataaaaataatttttgaaataatttttttaattgtaattttaattatgttttaatttatataaaacaaatttaaatttttttaatattttaaaaaacatatcaataattttgtttaaaaacacaaaaaaaatttaattaaaacaaacaaatccAAAATAAATTTGTACATCCGTCAGTGATTAGTATCACCTACAATAGTCATATTTCTTGATAATAATATGCCTTAATATCTTTAGAATTTTTTTGGTTATTGACCAACACATTACTCAAATAATGACGAGATGTAGTGATCCAAATTCAAACACAAAATAtcattatgatttatatttaaaaatatatttactaTTTAAAGTGTTATTAAGACTTGTTCGTTAAAAGTAATTTAATTAagatatatatgaattaaattttAGTTCTATACCTAAAGTGGTGAATAAAAGTTTAGAATgaaattcatcatataaaaattTGCAATAACTTTATCTCAAAAATCATAATCAAGTTCATACAAACATGTGTAtatggaagaagatgatgaaagaaagaaaataaaaaagaataaaatacaataaatttataaataacaaCAAATGACTACACCTTCAcatgtttttataaaatatgatCATGTACTATATGAAGACATAATAGATGTACATTAACCAACTGCTACATCTTCATGTGTTACACAATTCAATAACCAACAGTATATGCTCATGTGTTACACAGTATATGCTCATGTGTTACACAGTATATGCTCACGTGTTATAATGTATACAAACAACAAGCAATACTTATGTTTACATAGTAAAAGAATTATGATCATGCGGTGTTACATAGCAATACTTGTTTGTATACATCTTCATATAACACATGATCAACATATATTAGCACGTTCATAACTCATGATGAGGGATATAGATATTCAAATAAAACTAAATTTTTGAAGGGTAAGCTTAAGGAGTCTCGTTTAAGTTTGTTGTGTGCCTTTTTTaaatgcaatagaaataaaaatatattccaTATAAAAAGCAATGAATAAAAAGATTAAAACaagactttttatttttaattaaaactctCCATTAACATTTTGTGAGTTGGTCATTTCTGTTATTAAATTGTATCACATTCACATAAATTTGGTTGGAGTAAATGAAAGGATTTTCAAATTAGAAAATGTTAGGTTATCACGGTGGGAATAGATCAGGTCGGCCTACAAAGGCCTATAGTTTAGACTATTTAAGTTAAGTTTAGGTTAGGTTagacctatttaataaagagtTCAGACTTAGACTTTTTTaaatgcctattttattaaataagtgAGACTTAAGCTATTAAAAAAATCTATGAAGTCTTATAGGTCggtctatattttcatatatattagataTATGCTAAATAGATTGGCccatgcatatatattagaaaaacaaTGCTAAATAGACTAGcctatgtatgcatatatattagaacaaaggctaaataaaccgtcttatatatgcatatataggccgacctataaggcttaTTTAGtgatatgaattaattaaaaagTTTAAAGAGAtataggcttttaaataggctttcaggccaggtcagacttttaaaaaggtcagACCATGCCAAAAAATTGAGTCTATGATAGGCCATAGGCTAGGCTTAACCCTTTAAAGTTTATCGTAGGTCGGGCTCAGACCTTCTAAAGCCTAGTCTAGCCTATTTTCTTCCAATCACAAAGAGCATTCATATTTGGTGGGTCAAGAGCAACACATAAAAGAGTATATAAGTAAAAGGGACATCGCATATTCATCCAACAACTTAAGGTGATTGGTATATGGGTCCTCTCATTTATAAAGTGTTCAACCTTCACTTttctaagcaatgtgagacttccAACTCACACTTGTACACATCaatctccccctcaagtgtgagtctgtCCACTATGCTCCCCTCAACTAAAAGCTCTTTCATCCATAAACACTTGTATTGCCGTTGCGGGCACTACAACAGGACATGTTGTCTGACCATTACCATGTCAGGAAGACTTTCGATACAAGGAGCTGATCTCTTAATTGAACCATcgactctgataccactgttgcaTCATCATGAGGAGCATCCACATTAGGTCAAGAGCAATCTACGAGTGAAAGAGACAACACATATTCACCCAACAAGTTAAGGCGATAGATGCATGAGTCCTCTCACTTATAATGTGTTTAACATTCACTTTTCTAAACAATGTGAGACTTCCAACTTACACTtgtacacaacaacaacaaaaaaatctaTTTCTAAAAGAGATAAAGAAAAACTAAAATGCATTATTGGAAAATATATTTAAGTAAAAGATGTATTGTTATTAAGAGAAGAACAGTAGTAATATGTTACTCTATGGATTTCAAATAaaccaaacatcaaaatcacttgCCAATATATGGATAACAAAACACATTAATTCTCTTTGCCATTAACTTGTCTAAGATTAACTGAAccatattttttaattgaattgatttttttaaataatttaaataggtAATGAATTAAATTAGATATTATAAATaaatccaattaattaaatttaaattaaaaatcaatttaatccgttatattaattgttttaaattcaaaaatactttttaataaaaaattactattttcttttaaaacaaagaataacttttgaatttttttacaaacaactttttttaatagaaatttaatctatttatttctttgaaaatgtgttttttaattgtttttttcagtaaaaaaacaaatttttgaatgatttttttttaaaattatttgaaaggagttcaatatataaaatttattttaaaatgaattgaaACAACTAAAACccttaattagttttttattaaattgactATTAAAACATAACTTAAACCATTAGTTTGATTTATTGCCACGTTTATGAAGCATGAACACTCTAATTTAAATGAGGTGAAACAATTATAGGTATAAGTTTAACAATTTCACCCCTTTCTTTTTATGGGAAGCAAAGGGTTAGTTTTGGTCTgtcaatttattttttcaatttaatttaaagtttacaaaaaaacatttaaatgaataaaaatatatacaaattaattagattaaaataTGCAttgaatccaaaaaaaaaaaaagtaaagtatTTTTCAAACATCTATAGTCCATcaactaaaaatattaaacaaatagACAACAAAATTAAATGTTAACAAGTTCTTCAATTTATACGGGACATAATCATAAATacaaaaagataaaattaaataatatttttccttACTTGTGAGTCAAATAGTGTTAGATTTGGTACATGCATAGAAAAGGAGAGTAGAGAGAAATAGAGAGTTACTTGTGAGTCAACTTTTTTAAAGCCTGGTGGTTGAAACATGTAAACTTCCTCATTGAGGAACACATTAAGGAAGACATTATTGACATCAAGTTTTTGTATAGCCCACTTTTGATAGATATCCAAGGTTAAAACATTTCTAAACGTGGCAGGTTTAACCACAAGAGAGaaagttttttttgtaatcaaacCCTTCAACTTGATGGAATCCATTAGCCACCAACTTGGACTTATCAGGCTTCTCTTTGACTCTGAACACCCATTTGCACCTAATGGATTTCCTATGATATGGAGAATGAATGAAGGTCCATGTGTTGTTTCTTATGATAACAACATACTTTGATTGCATGGCAGCATGTCATTCAACAACTAAGAAGGTCTGTTTGTGAGAGGATGGCTCTGGGTGGGTGAATAGAAGAGTCGGACGCAAGTGAGGTTGAATGATACCATCTTTGGTTCTGGTTATCATTGGGCGAGGGTTTTGAGGATTTATTCTTATGATATGTGGATGGGACTCTATTTAAGTGGATGTAGAGAGTAGGGCGGTGTCCACAAGAGGTGAAATGGTGCACACAAATGGTAAATATGTTAGAGGCAGTGTCAACAAGATGTGAAGTAGTGGACACAGATGGATAATGTGTTGAGGAACTTAATAATTCGGACGTGGTGGTAAGATTAGGTGTAGTATAAAATAGTGGATGGTATGAACACTACACATTCTGTCAAAATTTTCCCCTATCTCCCAAAAATCCCATACACCAATAAAATTAGTTTGCAAACTTCTTCACAACTCCATTAGCTTTTCACAggactagtttttttttttaaataataaatttttattgattaattaatactCCCTCcagtcccatttataagaaaatattctctttttagatacattgaataaataatgtatcaaGACAGTAttttgtccagatacattatttattcaatgtatctagaaagagaatcttttcttataaataggaccggaGGTAGTACTAGTTTATATTTACACCCTTGTAAAGACTTCAATTCTGAACCTCCAACTCCTTTTAAACCTTAACTCTTCACATGGCACTTCACATAACTTATCTCTTCCCATAGTACGTTGATCCACTACTAGGTACAAGCACACACAGCCAAAATATCCATGAATTTAAAGATTTCGAGTAAAATGGATGCTTAACTAAAATTTGATATAACCCTAACAGCCACAAGCCTTCCATCAAAGACGAAATCCCATTACAGGCCATTCACCTCCACTCTAGTGCTATGAAAACTTTGACTTATCAACCACCAAGGAAAATGAGCTCTAAAATTCAATCATCATGAAACAAGGTTGAATGATCAACCAAAATAGAGGAAACTCATGAGTAAGACACCAAACAAGGATTGCGCACCAATTGAGCAAGCATCTATAACCGTACATGATGCTCGACCCTTGAACAACCCGCCCAAAATTAGATTGTCGATCTTCTTGAGTCATGATGAAATCATAAGTCTAACAAAATAATGGCTAGCCAGATTGCAACCTTTATAACTCAAGAAGACCTAGAGATTTCATCATGTCTCTTAGCTTGAGACTCAAGTGTCTTCAATGAGGATAACTTTGGAACGAACTTTTCTTTTGCCACGCCAGAGGAGGGACTAGATCCACTGGTCAGTTCTAATTTATTTTTTCGAAATCTTTGGATTTAAACTCAGGATCTTGAGAGGAGCAtactctcaagacccaagcctCCACAACTAGACTAATGGACTGGTCAGTTCTAATTAACAATCATTTCCCTCATGCTTGAATGAAGAAAACATATGCAGCCATGCAGGTATTTATAAAGATTAAAATTATCTAACTAATACGTCATACATCGTAAGCCAAAATACTCAATTTCAATTGATCCGATGATATAAATTTCATCAACATGCATATAATCAAGTTTTGGTAACACTGAACAGTTAAAGGCCGGATGAGTTTACTGCAGCATATATCTTTGGTCAGTATAAACTAAGAACTGACCTTGCTGTATTATACTTAAAATTCAAAGGCAATTTTAAACCAAATTCTAGAAACTGAGCAAGAAAAGTACGAGACCAATAACATCCCAGAACAAATGGACAATAACTGTTCTTGATCATAGTGTATATTATGCTGATGAAGACTAGTATAACTGAATGCTCCCCGGGTTTAAATAGTAATACTCCAGGACACATTATCATCAAATCTCGAACACCATTCCATATGAACATCTAATAGTATGGCATGTAACGATTTGGCCTTCTATACCTTGGAGCCTTCCTGCATTTTGATGCAAAATAAAAGAAACCACAAAAAGTCAATTATAATTAAAAGTTGAGTATATCACACAGAAATTTAAATGAGGCATGCCGCATACCCATATCCGTAAGGGGAGTACATGTAAGGAGGAGGAGCATAAGGCCTCCTGAAGCCGTATGACATGTAAGGAATGAATCGCCTAGGACGGTATTGTTTCATTCCAGGAACATTGGTCCTCTTAGGCAGAACCTGAAAAACATAGACATTCATATCATTAAAAACTACAAATTCACTATACTGATCTCATGGCTAATTTAAACCATGGTTCACATGAAATTAAGAAAAAGACATACTTTCAATTGTCGGCCATGCAATTCAGTTTCGGTCAACAGGATAGCTTCTTGAACAGCTTCAGTTTCAACAAATTCCACATAAGCAAAACCTTTAGGCTGACCAAACTTGTCTGTCAGGATAGTGACCCTGTTCACTGTACCACATGACTGAAAGTGTTGCTGAACTTCCTCTGGGGTGCATGCATAATCAACCTGTGAACACATGTTTTTCAAGGCATTTTGGTGCCAATGTTGGGTTAGATATCATGTTAATCCAAGATAAGCTCATACCTGATTCATTTATCATAAGAAAATAAACTAGACTCCATAATCACACTATTATAGATCACATATATGCAAGACTTTGTCTTGGTAACTATTTATAACTTCAGCTGTAACCTTTCTAGAAATGCAATTTATAAAAgtgtaaaatttaaaataattgcaCATTTAAGATCTTTTTGATATGAAATGTATCAAAAAACTAGTAGAGAGATCACTATCAGAACTAACATTCTCTACCCTATAATGTCATTGTCAGGCACCCTTTTAGAGCTGTAAAATCCGTGCACGGCTATTACTTTTAACTACAGCTACAACATGAATCTTCATTTCCCAACTCTTCAAACATTAAAACAATTATTGTATCAATTCTAACTCCATAAACCACCAACAATAAAACCAAATCAAGCCAACTCCAAAAAAAATAAGTATGCTTATGACAACCTTCATTATGAACTATTCACTTTACAGGCTTTTCTCAAACTCCACGGGCTTTCTCACACATCCTACTATTTACTGTCCTCATAATAGTCATTTACAACAGCACCAACCTTATCAGATCTACAAGTCACCTAAAAGAATAAGGAATACTGTACTACCTAAATTGTACAAAATTTAGGAATCCAGCACATAATCAATAGATAATGAAATCACTTGGTTAGAATTCCAACTGTTGTtgcagaaaaaaaaaatcatttttgaaagatATTACAGATGAGGGAAAAAAGAAAAGCCTCAAAAAATATCAGGAAGCCTAATTCATAAACGTGAAAACAATTATGAGATAAAGACCAAAgagaaacaacaacttcatacccTTTGGCACTTTGGCCAAATGATACAATAGAGGCACCACTGACCTAATTGCAGTGAACAAAAGGACTCTATGACTATGgatgcccaaaacttcagaaggttCTTCCAAAAGAACCATAAGCTGTCTCCAGTTGTAAAGTTGAATCATCATTAACGCATACTACCTTCAGCTGTACTATTCTGCCATTCTCGTAAGAGATGTCATTCACAGTTTCCTCAAaatgttctttatttttcttttctctttttttttcttttcttttctcaattcttttttttttttcaacttattctattttttcttttgtatttttttcataaacttacaaatttttctTCTCAATCTTTTctctattcttttctttttagtaACACTGTATCTTACTAAATTTCATAAGAATATACAATTTCCCCCCTCTACTATGagcctaaaaaacaccaaccgcCCACCCACAAAATACAATGTTAGCATCCAGCGGTTATTATAGGACTTGAGTAATAACAACCCTGCGATCATAGTGACACATATGTCAAACCCTGTCTCTGAAGATTATCAGTAATCACTCCAAACAAAAAATGTAcagttttaaataaattataatataagaaTGCAATACAAAATGAATCTATACAATTCAGCCAGAAATATATAGAAATAAGTCtgattttagaagaaaaaaaagtgtcaTTCTCTCCCAGCACTATTTGAGTGACAACGGATCACCTCTCTTTTCCACCACTTACAACCAATGAAAGCCTCAAATTCCTATGACTACTTGAATAGTTACAAATGCTTTTTGAAAAGCATTCACCCAGGTAGGGTGTGTGAACAAATTTGAACTAGTAGCGAATCTGTATTGAAGTATTTTACACAATGCAGTTAATAAAGAATAGATAAAGCTTTAAATGTGTTACTGAAGTTATACAAATTCTTGGACACAATCGAGAGTAACAAGTTCTTGATTAACCAGAATACAATAAGTAATTGTTCCAAGAAAATGGAACATAGTATTTTTCAAGAAGTGCAAAAGCTCGTGGGTCTAATCTTGGCTGCGCATCTTGATCAACTGGACAGTTTATTTATAGACTGCAAACCAACTCTCTAACAGCATTTCCGAAAAACTCAGTAGCAAGCTGGCATGGTTTCCAGCTAATCCTCATTTTACGCATCAGAACACAACTGTCATTCGGTCTATGTTCTGTTTACATCCTCGCGAATTCAGAGTTGTGTCTGTTTAATTTTTCAGCTCTTATCCATTCTACTTCTCAATTTTTAGTGTTATGCTTATATATAAATGGTTGTGTTATTTTTTGTTTCCAGAGAGGTACAAACATGTTCGCCTACTCATCAAAGTTGCCTTTCAACTTTTAATTTTGAAGTGGCACTTATTCTGATTTTTCCCCCTTTATGATCCTTGACATTAATTGTTGTTCACTTGTGTTTAGCCCAATACTAACTTTCGATTAATAACTATGAATGTCTTTAAAGCAGTGTTATCAAATTGCGGCGCTATGGCCGATATACATGGCGGTTTTTGGGCTACCCGCAATGGTAAATATCGGCCGCTATTGCGGATTTTTCCGCCATAATCCGCAATAACAGTGCCGCAAATCGACTGGCATGGTGGCGGGATTTTGGCTTTCCGCAATGGACCGCTATCCACCATTGACAACACTACTTTAAAGTTTCAATTAAGGTCATTTTTAATTCCTGAACATTTATACCCGTGTATGCAAACTCAGGAGTTGACTAGTAGTAAGTGAACGCCCCAAACTCCCACCGGAATGCTGCGATTCAGGTGGAATCCGAGTAGGGGAACTCGGCAAAAGCGCACGAGTTGACCAGCGAACTCATTCTGAGTTTTATGTTGCGGcgatttttatttttaggttttttattaaaaaccctaaatttttaATGAGCTGGATATGGATCGGGTTCATTAAAAAcccataattaatatttattaatattaattaggcATTTATTGAGATTTGAGACATCTTTTTACACTcctttagaaagaaaaa contains:
- the LOC131603249 gene encoding polyadenylate-binding protein 2-like, giving the protein MDEEEHEVYGGEIPDVAEMEGDVDMSAADDDASGMKELDEMRRRLKEMEDEAAALRDMHAKVEKEIGSTQDPAAAAASQDNKEEADARSVFVGNVDYACTPEEVQQHFQSCGTVNRVTILTDKFGQPKGFAYVEFVETEAVQEAILLTETELHGRQLKVLPKRTNVPGMKQYRPRRFIPYMSYGFRRPYAPPPYMYSPYGYGKAPRYRRPNRYMPYY